Proteins from a single region of Altererythrobacter sp. Root672:
- a CDS encoding cytochrome b/b6 domain-containing protein — protein MKLSTIDSAAAQQRYSTVAILLHWAIALALAFQLALGFAMPKNESGFALYQLHKSVGITILLLTLARLAWRLTHRPPPAVERGFNGFLAKAVHVLLYVFMIGAPLTGWAVVSTSRIQVPTMFWGAIPWPHLPLSHAVHEIAEEGHELLAWIGIALFLLHVAGALRHQFLVKDGLLKRMGPRGSAGLAGLLAALVVVVYFGTGMKISSDVVAAGGYGPKAPAAVPSPTATPTVEATPVAEEIEVAEEEEPASPLTWAIQRGGRLGFTVTSGSDTYKGSFSDWSGAIKFDPENPGSADIRMSINLASASIGDETMDGMLVGADFLAASANPTATWRSSSVTQTGPNRFRADGTLSLKGVSKPQSLTFRLSGEGLRRHVEGSASIDRNAFSVGTGETAAGLGGSVALNFAFDATGREP, from the coding sequence GTGAAACTGAGTACAATTGATTCAGCAGCCGCACAGCAGCGTTACAGCACAGTCGCAATCCTCCTTCACTGGGCGATCGCGTTGGCGCTGGCGTTCCAGCTCGCGCTCGGCTTCGCCATGCCCAAGAACGAGAGCGGCTTTGCGCTCTATCAGCTGCACAAGTCGGTCGGGATCACGATCCTGCTGCTGACGCTGGCGCGCCTCGCCTGGCGGCTGACCCATCGTCCGCCACCCGCGGTCGAAAGGGGTTTCAACGGGTTCCTGGCCAAAGCCGTGCACGTCCTGCTCTACGTGTTCATGATCGGCGCTCCGCTGACCGGGTGGGCGGTGGTCTCGACCTCGCGCATCCAGGTGCCGACGATGTTCTGGGGCGCGATCCCCTGGCCGCACCTGCCGCTGTCCCACGCCGTGCACGAGATCGCCGAGGAAGGGCACGAACTGCTGGCCTGGATCGGCATCGCGCTGTTCCTGCTCCACGTCGCGGGCGCGCTGCGGCACCAGTTCCTGGTCAAGGACGGACTGCTCAAGCGCATGGGGCCGCGCGGATCGGCCGGACTCGCGGGCTTGCTCGCCGCGCTGGTCGTGGTCGTCTACTTCGGTACTGGGATGAAGATCTCGAGCGATGTCGTGGCTGCTGGCGGCTATGGCCCCAAGGCTCCCGCCGCCGTGCCTTCGCCCACCGCCACGCCGACCGTCGAGGCGACGCCCGTGGCGGAGGAAATCGAGGTTGCCGAGGAGGAAGAACCCGCCTCGCCGCTGACCTGGGCAATCCAGCGCGGAGGCCGCCTCGGCTTCACCGTCACCAGCGGCTCGGACACTTACAAGGGCAGCTTCTCGGACTGGAGCGGCGCGATCAAGTTCGATCCCGAGAATCCGGGCAGCGCCGACATTCGCATGAGCATCAACCTCGCTAGTGCATCGATCGGCGACGAAACGATGGACGGCATGCTGGTCGGGGCCGACTTCCTCGCCGCCTCGGCCAACCCCACCGCGACCTGGCGCAGCAGCTCGGTCACCCAGACCGGACCCAACCGCTTCCGCGCCGACGGCACGCTTTCGCTCAAGGGCGTGAGCAAGCCGCAGTCGCTGACCTTCAGGCTCTCGGGCGAAGGCCTGCGCCGCCATGTCGAGGGCAGCGCCAGTATCGACCGCAACGCCTTCTCGGTCGGCACCGGCGAGACGGCAGCGGGTCTTGGCGGCTCGGTGGCGCTGAACTTCGCCTTCGATGCAACCGGGCGGGAGCCATGA
- a CDS encoding DUF6152 family protein: MTRNRLLPLAALLLAPLAIPAAAHHSYAMFDMQKTVVLDASVVRFKWQNPHAFIEADITTKAGTERWAIEMTSPNNLAQEGWKRTSLKPGDKVKIWVHPLRSGDRGGSYAGVKLPDGSTLGTVS, translated from the coding sequence ATGACTCGCAATCGCTTACTCCCGCTCGCGGCGCTCCTGCTGGCCCCGCTCGCGATCCCCGCCGCCGCGCATCACAGCTATGCGATGTTCGACATGCAGAAGACCGTGGTGCTCGACGCCTCGGTCGTCCGCTTCAAGTGGCAGAACCCGCACGCCTTCATCGAAGCCGACATCACCACCAAGGCGGGGACCGAACGCTGGGCCATCGAGATGACCAGTCCCAACAACCTCGCCCAGGAAGGCTGGAAGCGCACCTCGCTCAAGCCCGGCGACAAGGTGAAGATCTGGGTCCACCCGCTGCGCAGCGGCGACCGCGGCGGTAGCTACGCTGGGGTCAAGCTTCCCGACGGCTCGACCCTGGGCACGGTGAGCTGA
- a CDS encoding bifunctional protein-serine/threonine kinase/phosphatase has protein sequence MRFAGELVLAAGFATATGPRDDNQDFGGIHLGTALERVRHGVIAAVADGVSGGAQGRQAAELAVRALIEGFYAVPDTVGPARGMQIPLAAYNRWLHTQARGETMANSGTTLTAIALRGRRAHLVHAGDSRAWRYSGGRLSCLTTDHVRPEPDLRHVLIRAVGMEPELRLDHMTLELAERDRLLLTTDGVHGTLSAARIAALLARETSAEATADEIVEAALAAGTKDNATALVIDIVRLPEPDHDGILAGLSSLPAIEPLAPGTSIDGFRVERVLSEGRYAILLAAVDTEDGSKVVLKFPRPNALSSRSARLAFARELLLAQRVSSPFVIAAHPIRPDRQTALYCVQPLLQGETMAKRMEGRGLPPLQEALEQAINLTRAVAALHRLEVVHRDIKPDNVMLTAKGGLKLIDLGVARLPRVEDFHGDEIPGTPGFMAPEQFDGNAGDALTDQFALGVTLYRWLTGEWPFGEQEAFQRPRFGRPAPPSRHRPEIPSWLDDAILTAIQPDPSARFNDVVELLQSLEGGGPQLKLAALRGRPLIERDPVRFWQIVSALLAIALVASLVLG, from the coding sequence ATGCGGTTTGCGGGCGAACTGGTGTTGGCGGCGGGCTTCGCGACCGCGACGGGCCCGCGTGACGACAACCAGGATTTCGGCGGCATCCACCTCGGCACCGCGCTCGAACGCGTGCGCCATGGCGTGATCGCTGCAGTGGCCGATGGGGTGAGCGGCGGGGCGCAAGGCCGCCAGGCCGCGGAACTCGCGGTGCGCGCGCTGATCGAGGGGTTTTACGCGGTGCCCGACACGGTTGGCCCGGCGCGCGGAATGCAGATCCCGCTCGCGGCCTACAACCGCTGGCTGCACACCCAGGCGCGCGGCGAGACCATGGCCAACAGCGGGACGACGCTGACCGCTATCGCCCTGCGCGGCAGGCGCGCTCACCTCGTCCACGCCGGTGATAGCCGCGCCTGGCGCTATTCCGGCGGGCGACTGTCCTGCCTCACGACCGACCACGTCAGGCCCGAGCCGGACTTGCGCCACGTGCTGATCCGCGCCGTGGGCATGGAGCCCGAGTTGCGGCTCGACCACATGACCCTGGAACTGGCCGAGCGCGACCGGCTCTTGCTCACGACCGACGGCGTCCACGGCACCCTTTCGGCTGCGCGTATCGCCGCTCTGCTCGCCCGCGAAACATCTGCCGAAGCCACGGCCGACGAGATCGTCGAAGCCGCGCTGGCCGCTGGTACGAAAGACAACGCGACCGCGCTGGTGATCGACATTGTCCGCCTGCCTGAACCCGACCACGACGGGATTCTCGCGGGGCTTTCGAGCCTGCCTGCCATCGAGCCCCTGGCTCCCGGCACCAGCATCGACGGCTTCCGCGTCGAGCGCGTGCTGAGCGAAGGGCGTTACGCCATCCTGCTGGCAGCGGTGGACACCGAGGACGGCAGCAAGGTCGTGCTCAAGTTCCCGCGCCCCAATGCCCTGAGCTCGCGCTCCGCTCGCCTGGCCTTCGCCCGCGAACTGCTTCTGGCTCAGCGCGTATCGAGCCCGTTCGTGATCGCCGCGCACCCGATCCGCCCGGACCGGCAGACCGCGCTCTATTGCGTCCAGCCGCTGCTCCAGGGCGAAACCATGGCGAAGCGGATGGAAGGCCGTGGCCTGCCCCCGCTGCAAGAGGCGCTCGAACAGGCGATCAACCTGACCCGCGCCGTCGCCGCGCTGCATCGGCTCGAAGTGGTCCACCGCGACATCAAGCCCGACAACGTCATGCTGACCGCCAAGGGCGGGCTCAAGCTGATCGACCTCGGCGTCGCCCGCCTGCCGCGGGTCGAGGATTTCCACGGCGACGAGATCCCCGGCACTCCCGGCTTCATGGCGCCCGAACAGTTCGACGGGAACGCCGGCGATGCCCTGACCGACCAGTTCGCACTTGGCGTGACGCTTTACCGCTGGCTCACCGGCGAGTGGCCCTTCGGCGAGCAGGAAGCCTTCCAGCGCCCCCGCTTCGGACGGCCCGCACCGCCCTCGCGCCATCGGCCGGAGATCCCGAGTTGGCTCGATGACGCGATCCTCACCGCGATCCAGCCCGATCCTAGCGCGCGTTTCAACGACGTGGTCGAGCTGCTGCAGTCGCTCGAAGGAGGCGGCCCGCAACTCAAGCTCGCCGCCTTGCGCGGACGCCCGCTGATCGAGCGCGATCCGGTGCGGTTCTGGCAGATCGTCAGCGCGCTGCTGGCAATTGCGCTGGTCGCTTCGCTGGTGCTGGGCTGA
- a CDS encoding DUF6152 family protein has product MRSKAAIAPIAVALAAAAMIATPALAHHSFAMFDQRKIMTLDGTVTEFQWTNPHAFIEIDVPSEGKQVHWSIELNSPNNLKRQGWTRTALKPGDKVSLRMNPLRDGKHGGLFLDVKLANGKVLDSGLPKNGTPVNVPRL; this is encoded by the coding sequence ATGAGAAGTAAGGCGGCAATAGCCCCCATCGCTGTCGCCCTGGCAGCCGCGGCGATGATCGCCACCCCGGCGCTGGCTCACCACAGCTTTGCCATGTTCGACCAGCGCAAGATCATGACGCTGGACGGCACGGTGACCGAATTCCAGTGGACCAACCCGCACGCCTTCATCGAGATCGACGTCCCGAGCGAAGGCAAGCAAGTGCACTGGAGCATCGAGCTCAACAGCCCGAACAACCTCAAGCGCCAGGGCTGGACGCGCACCGCGCTAAAGCCCGGCGACAAGGTCTCGCTGCGGATGAACCCGCTGCGCGATGGCAAGCACGGGGGCCTGTTCCTCGACGTGAAGCTCGCCAATGGCAAAGTGCTCGATTCCGGACTGCCGAAGAACGGCACTCCGGTGAATGTCCCGCGCCTGTGA
- the nirD gene encoding nitrite reductase small subunit NirD — protein sequence MQAKWLDIGPVTQIEPGMAATLPVIGGEEIAVFHTMRGEFYALVNKCPHKQGPLSQGIVHGDSVTCPLHNWRISLRSGEALGDDEGCVPTIPVKVDAGRIYLLREAVVPPTPAQRKAA from the coding sequence ATGCAGGCCAAATGGCTCGATATCGGCCCGGTCACCCAGATCGAACCGGGCATGGCGGCGACCCTGCCGGTGATCGGCGGCGAGGAGATCGCGGTGTTCCACACGATGCGCGGCGAGTTCTACGCGCTGGTCAACAAGTGCCCGCACAAACAGGGTCCGCTGAGCCAGGGCATCGTCCACGGCGACAGCGTGACCTGCCCGCTGCACAACTGGCGCATCTCGCTGCGGAGCGGCGAGGCGCTGGGGGATGACGAAGGTTGCGTGCCGACGATCCCGGTCAAGGTCGATGCTGGGCGGATCTACTTGCTGCGAGAAGCGGTGGTGCCGCCGACGCCGGCCCAGAGGAAGGCAGCCTGA
- a CDS encoding nitrate/nitrite transporter, with translation MNKSFWQSGHRPTLLAAFLYFDVSFMVWVMLGPLAPIISGELGLDPAQKGLMVAVPTLAGAVLRIVNGLLVDSIGPKKTGTINQLIVIVGLLIGWWFGIDSFAGTLVLGVLLGFAGASFAVALPLASRWYPPEHQGKAMGLAGMGNSGTVLAALFAPGLAKLFGWNAVLGLAVIPLVAIFVVYLVIAKDSPDQPAPKPLAAYGEVLKDKDAWWFMLFYGVTFGGFVGLSNSLSIWFTDNFGLSPVIAGYCTAACVFTGSLVRPFGGAMADRFGGIKTLTVVYIVAAIVLTVISTNPATLPLALALFVVVMGTLGIGNGAVFQLVPQRFRNEIGVMTGLVGFAGGVGGFYLASSLGFAQKLTGSSSAGFLIFAGLALVALAGLTAVKGRWRTTWGAALQGARI, from the coding sequence ATGAACAAGAGCTTCTGGCAGTCGGGTCATCGGCCGACCCTGCTCGCGGCCTTTCTCTATTTCGACGTGTCTTTCATGGTCTGGGTCATGCTCGGACCGCTGGCCCCGATCATCTCGGGCGAGCTTGGGCTCGATCCCGCGCAAAAGGGCTTGATGGTCGCAGTGCCGACGCTGGCCGGGGCCGTGCTCCGGATCGTCAACGGCCTGCTGGTCGACAGCATCGGTCCCAAGAAGACCGGCACGATCAACCAGCTGATCGTGATCGTCGGCCTGCTGATCGGCTGGTGGTTCGGCATCGACAGCTTCGCCGGAACGCTCGTGCTTGGCGTGCTCCTCGGCTTTGCCGGAGCGAGCTTTGCCGTCGCGCTGCCGCTGGCGAGCCGGTGGTACCCGCCCGAGCACCAGGGCAAGGCCATGGGCCTCGCCGGGATGGGCAACTCGGGTACGGTCCTCGCGGCGCTGTTCGCTCCGGGCCTGGCCAAGCTGTTCGGCTGGAACGCGGTTCTCGGCCTGGCGGTGATCCCGCTGGTGGCAATCTTCGTGGTCTACCTCGTGATAGCCAAGGACAGCCCCGACCAGCCCGCGCCGAAGCCGCTCGCAGCCTATGGCGAAGTGCTCAAGGACAAGGACGCCTGGTGGTTCATGCTGTTCTACGGCGTGACTTTCGGTGGTTTCGTCGGCCTGTCGAACTCGTTGTCGATCTGGTTCACCGACAACTTCGGCCTGTCGCCGGTGATCGCAGGTTACTGCACCGCCGCCTGCGTGTTCACCGGCTCGCTCGTCCGTCCGTTCGGTGGGGCGATGGCTGACCGGTTCGGCGGGATCAAGACGCTCACGGTGGTCTACATCGTTGCGGCGATCGTGCTTACGGTGATCAGCACCAATCCCGCCACGCTGCCGCTGGCCCTTGCGCTGTTCGTGGTGGTCATGGGTACGCTCGGGATCGGCAATGGTGCGGTTTTCCAGCTAGTGCCGCAGCGGTTCCGTAACGAGATCGGCGTGATGACCGGCCTGGTCGGGTTCGCCGGCGGGGTCGGCGGGTTCTACCTCGCCTCCTCGCTTGGGTTTGCCCAGAAGCTGACCGGCAGCTCCTCGGCCGGGTTCCTGATCTTCGCCGGCCTCGCGCTGGTGGCGCTGGCCGGGCTTACCGCGGTCAAGGGCCGCTGGCGGACGACTTGGGGTGCCGCGTTGCAGGGCGCTCGCATCTGA
- the nirB gene encoding nitrite reductase large subunit NirB, whose product MNAPTSFDKASALREKLVVIGNGMAGCRAVEEILARDPERFDITIFGAEPRVNYNRIMLSPVLAGEKTFDEIVLNTAEWYAENGIELVGGDPVDHIDRERQTVVSRSGRAEPYDKLLIATGSDPFIIPVAGRDLPGVVTFRDLDDVDKMLAAAGQGGNAVVIGGGLLGLEAAHGLSLRGMKVTVIHLMPTLMERQLDEAAGWLLKTELERRGQTILTGADTQEIIEKDGHVAGVRLKDGQEIPADIVVMAVGIRPSTMLAKTAGLDCERGVMVDDHMVTSDANVLAVGECVQHRGLCYGLVAPLWEMCRSLADHLTGTPSGYQGSVTSTKLKVSGIDVFSAGDFSGGDGAEDIVMRDAARGVYKRVVLKDDKIVGAVLYGDTADGNWYFDLLKKAEDISEIRDGLIFGQAFALGGGANADPNAAVAALSDDAEICGCNGVSKGKVVDTIRAGACSLDAVRSQCKASASCGSCTGLVESLLALTLGDEVQAGAKTLCKCTSFTHDDARRLIVEKELRAMPQVMQELHWTTPDGCASCRPALNYYLLCAWPGEYEDDQKSRFVNERLHANIQKDGTYSVVPRMWGGLTNPRELRAIADVVEKYDAPMVKVTGGQRLDIFGIKKEDLPAVWADLNAAGMVSGHAYGKSLRTVKTCVGSEWCRFGTQDSTGLGVKIEQMTWGSWMPHKFKIAVSGCPRNCAEATIKDFGVVCVDSGYELHIGGNGGIKVRATDLLCKVGTEEEVMEHCAAFIQLYREDAHYLERTAPWLERKGLEWIKAQMFDDPDTVRRLAARFRQSQKFMQNDPWAKRASGDRSDLHQHLATIRPALTEYA is encoded by the coding sequence GTGAACGCACCCACGAGCTTCGACAAGGCCAGCGCCTTGAGGGAGAAACTGGTCGTCATAGGCAACGGCATGGCCGGCTGCCGCGCGGTCGAGGAGATCCTGGCGCGGGACCCAGAGCGGTTCGACATCACCATCTTCGGCGCCGAGCCGCGAGTGAACTACAACCGCATCATGCTCTCGCCGGTGCTGGCGGGCGAGAAGACCTTCGATGAGATCGTCCTCAACACCGCCGAATGGTACGCCGAGAACGGCATCGAGCTGGTCGGCGGCGACCCTGTCGATCACATCGACCGCGAGCGCCAGACCGTGGTCAGCCGCTCAGGCCGGGCGGAGCCTTACGACAAACTGCTGATCGCGACCGGCTCGGATCCGTTCATCATTCCCGTAGCAGGCCGCGACCTTCCCGGCGTGGTGACTTTCCGAGACCTCGATGACGTCGATAAGATGCTCGCCGCGGCAGGGCAGGGCGGCAACGCCGTGGTGATCGGCGGCGGTCTGCTCGGGCTCGAGGCAGCGCATGGCCTTTCGCTCCGCGGCATGAAGGTCACCGTGATCCACCTCATGCCGACGCTGATGGAGCGCCAGCTCGATGAAGCCGCCGGGTGGCTGCTCAAGACCGAACTCGAACGCCGCGGCCAGACGATCCTGACCGGTGCCGACACGCAGGAGATCATCGAAAAGGACGGCCACGTCGCCGGAGTGCGGCTGAAGGACGGGCAAGAGATCCCAGCCGACATCGTGGTCATGGCGGTCGGCATCCGCCCCTCGACCATGCTCGCCAAGACCGCCGGGCTCGACTGCGAACGCGGGGTTATGGTCGACGATCACATGGTTACGTCCGACGCTAACGTGCTTGCGGTCGGCGAATGCGTGCAACACCGGGGGCTGTGTTACGGCCTCGTCGCGCCGCTATGGGAGATGTGCCGTTCGCTCGCCGATCACCTCACCGGCACGCCCAGCGGGTACCAGGGATCGGTAACCTCAACCAAACTTAAGGTTTCCGGAATCGACGTGTTTTCGGCCGGTGATTTCTCCGGCGGAGACGGGGCCGAGGACATCGTCATGCGCGACGCCGCACGCGGGGTCTACAAGCGGGTGGTGCTCAAGGACGACAAGATCGTCGGCGCGGTGCTCTACGGCGATACCGCCGACGGGAACTGGTACTTCGACCTGCTCAAGAAGGCGGAGGACATCTCCGAGATCCGCGACGGTCTGATCTTCGGCCAGGCCTTCGCACTCGGCGGGGGCGCCAACGCGGACCCTAACGCCGCCGTTGCCGCCCTCTCGGACGACGCAGAAATCTGCGGCTGCAACGGCGTATCCAAGGGCAAGGTCGTCGATACCATCCGCGCCGGGGCCTGCAGCCTCGATGCGGTCCGCTCGCAGTGCAAGGCCTCGGCCAGCTGCGGTTCGTGCACCGGCCTCGTCGAAAGCCTGCTGGCGCTGACCCTCGGTGACGAGGTCCAGGCGGGCGCCAAGACGCTGTGCAAGTGCACCAGCTTCACTCACGACGACGCGCGGCGCCTGATCGTGGAGAAAGAGCTGCGGGCGATGCCGCAGGTCATGCAGGAATTGCATTGGACCACGCCCGACGGCTGCGCCTCGTGCCGCCCGGCGCTCAACTACTACCTGCTGTGCGCCTGGCCCGGCGAGTACGAGGACGACCAAAAGAGCCGCTTCGTCAACGAGCGCCTCCACGCCAACATCCAGAAGGACGGCACCTACTCGGTGGTGCCGCGCATGTGGGGCGGCCTCACCAATCCGCGCGAGTTGCGGGCGATCGCCGATGTGGTCGAGAAGTATGACGCACCGATGGTCAAGGTCACCGGCGGCCAGCGGCTCGACATCTTCGGGATCAAGAAGGAGGACCTTCCCGCGGTCTGGGCCGACCTCAACGCCGCCGGGATGGTCTCGGGCCACGCCTACGGCAAGTCGCTGCGCACGGTGAAGACTTGCGTCGGCAGCGAGTGGTGCCGCTTCGGCACCCAGGATTCGACCGGTCTCGGGGTCAAGATCGAGCAGATGACCTGGGGCAGCTGGATGCCGCACAAGTTCAAGATCGCGGTCAGCGGCTGCCCGAGGAACTGCGCCGAGGCGACGATCAAGGACTTCGGCGTGGTCTGCGTCGATAGCGGCTACGAGCTGCACATCGGCGGCAATGGCGGGATCAAGGTCCGCGCCACCGACCTGCTGTGCAAGGTCGGCACCGAGGAAGAGGTGATGGAACACTGCGCCGCCTTCATCCAGCTCTACCGCGAGGATGCGCACTACCTCGAGCGCACCGCCCCGTGGCTCGAGCGCAAGGGCCTCGAGTGGATCAAGGCGCAGATGTTCGACGATCCCGACACGGTCCGCCGCCTCGCCGCGCGGTTCCGCCAATCGCAGAAGTTCATGCAGAACGATCCCTGGGCCAAGCGCGCCAGTGGCGATCGCAGTGATCTCCACCAGCACCTTGCCACGATCCGTCCGGCCCTCACGGAGTATGCGTAA
- a CDS encoding ABC transporter substrate-binding protein: MTEHLTIGFLPLVDACLPILAHEHGFAEEQGVALSFQRDVSWATVLDRLLYGHSDAAHLIAPLAIATTLGRGRPAQPLATPFVLGLNGNAITFSPELAAKVAEPGKLSDPVRLGAALAEEARARVAAGKRLRFGVVHRYSSHNYMLRYWLAASGIRPDEDVEIVTVAPPFVADALETGEVDGACVGEPWNSAAVQRGVGVIVLATAQIWRRGVEKVLAFRAPVLEARRPAVEALIRAMRKAGAHFVDQANWETNAEILSRPEYLGSDPKLILGAISDRLVLVQGAEPVRYDDFMFQHREAANFPWVSQAQWLYSQLVRWDHIPYSAEDAEAAARVFRPDVYRSALLETGDLLPGASSKVEGGVGKLTAVTAQQGAMVLSKDTFFDGRTFDPDDLERYLDSLRNG, from the coding sequence ATGACCGAGCACCTTACAATCGGCTTCCTGCCCCTGGTCGATGCCTGCCTGCCGATCCTGGCGCACGAGCATGGCTTCGCCGAGGAACAAGGTGTGGCGCTGAGCTTCCAGCGCGACGTGAGCTGGGCGACCGTGCTCGACCGGCTGCTCTATGGCCACAGCGACGCGGCGCACCTGATCGCGCCGCTGGCGATTGCAACGACGCTTGGGCGTGGGCGACCGGCACAGCCGCTTGCGACGCCGTTCGTGCTCGGGCTCAACGGAAATGCGATCACGTTCAGTCCGGAACTTGCGGCCAAGGTCGCTGAGCCCGGCAAGCTGTCCGATCCGGTTCGGCTTGGCGCGGCGCTGGCCGAAGAGGCGCGGGCGAGGGTGGCTGCCGGCAAGCGCCTGCGCTTTGGCGTGGTGCATCGCTATTCGAGCCACAACTACATGCTGCGCTACTGGCTTGCGGCATCGGGCATTCGTCCGGACGAGGACGTCGAGATCGTCACCGTGGCGCCGCCGTTCGTGGCCGATGCGCTGGAGACCGGCGAGGTCGACGGGGCCTGCGTGGGCGAGCCGTGGAACAGCGCGGCGGTCCAGCGCGGCGTCGGCGTGATCGTGCTGGCTACGGCGCAGATCTGGCGACGCGGGGTCGAAAAGGTGCTCGCGTTCCGAGCCCCGGTGCTCGAAGCGCGCCGTCCGGCGGTCGAGGCGCTGATCCGGGCCATGCGCAAGGCAGGCGCCCATTTCGTCGACCAGGCCAACTGGGAGACCAATGCGGAGATTCTCTCGCGGCCAGAGTACCTGGGATCCGATCCCAAGCTGATCCTTGGAGCGATCTCCGACCGGCTCGTGCTGGTGCAGGGTGCGGAGCCGGTGCGGTACGACGACTTCATGTTCCAGCACCGCGAGGCGGCGAACTTCCCGTGGGTCAGCCAGGCTCAGTGGCTCTACTCCCAACTGGTTCGCTGGGACCACATTCCCTACTCGGCAGAGGACGCAGAGGCGGCCGCTCGGGTGTTCCGGCCCGACGTCTATCGTAGCGCGCTGCTCGAAACCGGCGACCTCCTGCCCGGCGCCAGTTCGAAGGTCGAAGGCGGGGTCGGCAAGCTCACCGCGGTGACCGCCCAGCAAGGCGCGATGGTCCTCTCGAAGGACACCTTCTTCGACGGGCGGACTTTCGATCCCGACGACCTCGAACGCTACCTGGATTCGCTCAGGAACGGCTAA
- a CDS encoding ANTAR domain-containing response regulator produces the protein MRIAIVDESASRASIIEEGLAQLPDIELFVLTERRGLLARIEEIAPDVVLIDLGNPSRDVLEEYFTVSRVVARPIAMFVDESDEEAIGASIDAGVSVYVVDGLASNRIRSVLDLAVRRFNAFARLQSDLAEAKGKLAERETVDKAKRILMQSKGVTEPEAYAELRRKAMSSSRRIVDIAEAVVTAHELMGGE, from the coding sequence ATGAGGATTGCAATCGTCGACGAAAGCGCCAGCCGCGCCTCGATTATCGAGGAGGGTCTCGCGCAGCTTCCCGACATCGAGCTGTTCGTGCTGACCGAACGGCGCGGGTTGCTGGCGCGCATCGAGGAGATCGCGCCCGACGTCGTGCTGATCGACCTCGGCAATCCTTCGCGCGACGTGCTGGAGGAATATTTCACCGTCAGCCGGGTGGTCGCCCGCCCGATCGCGATGTTTGTCGACGAATCGGACGAGGAGGCGATCGGCGCTTCGATCGACGCTGGGGTTTCGGTCTACGTGGTCGACGGCCTCGCCTCGAACCGCATTCGTTCGGTGCTCGACCTCGCGGTGCGGCGCTTCAACGCCTTTGCGCGGCTGCAGTCGGACCTGGCCGAGGCCAAGGGCAAGCTGGCCGAGCGCGAGACGGTCGACAAGGCCAAGCGGATCCTGATGCAAAGCAAGGGCGTGACCGAGCCGGAGGCCTATGCCGAGCTGCGCCGCAAGGCGATGAGTTCGAGCCGCCGGATCGTCGACATTGCCGAGGCGGTCGTCACCGCCCACGAACTGATGGGGGGCGAATGA